The following proteins come from a genomic window of Mycolicibacterium rufum:
- the coaA gene encoding type I pantothenate kinase, with protein sequence MARLSEPSPYVEFDRSQWQALRMSTPLKLTEDELVRLRGLGEKIDLLEVEEVYLPLARLIHLQVAARQALFATTADFLGEPQQNPDRPVPFVIGVAGSVAVGKSTTARVLQALLARWEHHPRVDLVTTDGFLYPNAELSRRNLMHRKGFPESYDRRALMRFVTAVKSGADAACAPVYSHLLYDIVPTEKQIIAHPDILILEGLNVLQTGPALMVSDLFDFSVYVDARIEDIEEWYISRFLSMRAGAFADPASHFHHYSTLTDEQAVFAARDIWHSINRPNLIENILPTRPRATLVLRKDADHSINRLRLRKL encoded by the coding sequence ATGGCGCGGCTGAGCGAACCCAGCCCCTACGTGGAGTTCGACCGGAGTCAGTGGCAGGCACTGCGGATGTCGACGCCGCTGAAGCTGACCGAGGACGAGCTGGTCCGGCTGCGCGGCCTCGGCGAGAAGATCGACCTCCTCGAGGTCGAAGAGGTCTACCTCCCGTTGGCGCGGTTGATCCATCTGCAGGTGGCCGCCCGGCAGGCGCTGTTCGCCACCACCGCGGACTTCCTCGGCGAGCCCCAACAGAACCCGGACCGGCCGGTGCCGTTCGTCATCGGGGTGGCCGGCAGCGTGGCCGTCGGCAAGTCGACCACCGCGCGCGTGCTGCAGGCTCTGCTGGCGCGCTGGGAACACCACCCCCGGGTGGACCTGGTCACCACCGACGGCTTCCTCTACCCCAATGCCGAGCTGTCACGACGGAACCTGATGCACCGCAAGGGTTTTCCGGAGAGCTATGACCGTAGGGCGCTGATGCGCTTCGTCACCGCGGTCAAGTCGGGCGCCGACGCGGCGTGCGCGCCGGTGTACTCGCATCTGCTCTACGACATCGTGCCGACGGAGAAGCAGATCATCGCGCACCCCGACATCCTCATCCTCGAGGGACTGAACGTCTTGCAGACCGGGCCGGCGCTGATGGTCTCCGACCTGTTCGACTTCTCGGTGTACGTCGACGCCCGCATCGAGGACATCGAGGAGTGGTACATCTCCCGGTTCCTGTCGATGCGGGCCGGCGCCTTCGCCGACCCGGCATCGCACTTCCACCACTACTCCACGCTGACCGATGAGCAGGCGGTGTTCGCCGCCCGCGACATCTGGCATTCCATCAACCGGCCGAACCTGATCGAGAACATCCTGCCGACCCGGCCACGGGCCACGCTGGTGCTGCGCAAGGACGCCGACCACTCGATCAACCGGCTACGCCTGCGCAAGCTGTAG
- a CDS encoding glycine hydroxymethyltransferase, with the protein MTAESLTTPGQGAEYADTASEAYRAALRVIESVEPRIAEATRKELDDQRHSLKLIASENYASPAALLTMGTWFSDKYAEGTIGHRFYAACQNVDTVEALAAEHARELFGAPYAYAQPHSGIDANLVAYWAILATRVETPGLAEFGAKHINDLSEADWEALRAKLGNQRLMGMSLDTGGHLTHGFRPNISGKMFHQRQYGTNPQTGFIDYDAVAAAVREFKPLILVAGYSAYPRRVNFAKMREIADEVGATFMVDMAHFAGLVAGKVFTGDEDPVPHAHVVTTTTHKSLRGPRGGLVLATEEYAPAVDKGCPMVLGGPLSHVMAAKAVALAEARRPEFRTYAQAVADNAQSLADGFVKRDAALVTGGTDNHLVLLDVTSFGLTGRQAESALLDSGIVTNRNAIPADPNGAWYTSGIRFGTPALTTRGFGADDFDRVAELVVEVLKNTQPAAGPNGPSKAKYTLADGTADRVRSAAAELLEANPLYPGLTL; encoded by the coding sequence ATGACCGCCGAGTCCCTCACCACCCCTGGCCAGGGCGCCGAGTACGCCGACACCGCCAGCGAGGCCTACCGGGCCGCGCTGCGGGTGATCGAGAGTGTCGAACCCCGTATCGCCGAGGCCACCCGCAAAGAGCTTGACGATCAACGGCATTCGCTGAAGTTGATCGCCAGCGAGAACTACGCGTCGCCGGCCGCGCTGCTGACGATGGGCACCTGGTTCTCCGACAAGTACGCCGAGGGCACCATCGGGCACCGGTTCTACGCCGCCTGCCAGAACGTCGACACCGTCGAGGCTCTGGCCGCCGAGCACGCCCGCGAGCTGTTCGGGGCGCCGTACGCCTACGCGCAGCCGCACTCCGGCATCGATGCGAACCTGGTGGCGTACTGGGCGATCCTGGCCACCCGGGTGGAGACGCCCGGTCTGGCGGAGTTCGGCGCCAAGCACATCAACGACCTGTCCGAGGCCGACTGGGAGGCGCTGCGCGCCAAGCTGGGCAACCAGCGCCTGATGGGCATGTCGCTGGACACCGGCGGCCACCTGACCCACGGCTTCCGGCCCAACATCTCTGGCAAGATGTTCCACCAGCGCCAGTACGGGACGAATCCGCAGACGGGCTTTATCGATTACGACGCCGTCGCCGCCGCCGTGCGCGAGTTCAAGCCGCTGATCCTGGTGGCCGGCTACTCGGCGTACCCGCGCCGGGTCAACTTCGCCAAGATGCGGGAGATCGCCGACGAGGTGGGCGCCACCTTCATGGTCGACATGGCGCACTTCGCCGGTCTGGTGGCGGGCAAGGTGTTCACCGGCGACGAGGATCCGGTGCCGCACGCGCACGTCGTGACGACGACGACGCACAAATCGCTGCGCGGTCCGCGCGGCGGCCTGGTGCTGGCCACCGAGGAGTACGCGCCCGCGGTCGACAAGGGCTGCCCGATGGTGCTCGGCGGCCCGCTGTCGCACGTGATGGCGGCCAAGGCCGTCGCGCTGGCCGAGGCCCGCCGGCCCGAGTTCCGCACCTACGCCCAGGCCGTCGCCGACAACGCCCAGTCGCTGGCCGACGGCTTCGTCAAGCGCGACGCCGCACTGGTCACCGGCGGCACCGACAACCACCTGGTGCTGCTCGACGTGACGTCGTTCGGGCTCACCGGGCGGCAGGCCGAGTCGGCGCTGCTGGACTCCGGCATCGTCACCAACCGCAACGCGATCCCGGCCGATCCGAACGGCGCCTGGTACACCAGCGGCATTCGGTTCGGCACGCCGGCGCTGACCACCCGCGGGTTCGGCGCCGACGACTTCGACAGGGTCGCCGAACTGGTCGTCGAGGTGCTGAAGAACACGCAGCCCGCCGCCGGCCCGAACGGTCCGTCGAAGGCCAAGTACACGCTGGCCGACGGCACCGCCGACCGGGTGCGGTCGGCCGCCGCCGAACTGCTCGAGGCCAACCCGCTCTACCCGGGTCTGACGCTGTAG
- a CDS encoding acyl-ACP desaturase, translating to MAQKPVADALTLELEPVVKEQLRRHLDTEDAWFAHDYVPFDQGENFAFLGGRDWEPSDVTLPKKVTDALEILLITKDNLAGYHRELVEHFILEDKWGRWLGRWTAEEHLHAIALRNYLVVTREVDPVANEDVRVEHVMKGYRANTYSQLETLAFMAMWERSHAVFCRNLAAQIDEPVLRDLVGRIAGDEERHAEFFTNVVAFCLTSMREETVEAIATRAAALDLVGADIDAYADKVQTVAEAGIFDKAALRGAIADSIAAWGLTDEPRLAEFTSS from the coding sequence ATGGCACAGAAACCTGTCGCTGATGCGCTGACCCTCGAGCTCGAGCCCGTGGTCAAGGAGCAGTTGCGGCGTCACCTCGACACCGAGGACGCCTGGTTCGCCCACGACTACGTGCCGTTCGATCAGGGCGAGAACTTCGCCTTCCTCGGAGGCCGGGACTGGGAACCGTCGGATGTGACGCTGCCCAAGAAGGTCACCGACGCCCTCGAGATCCTGCTGATCACCAAGGACAACCTGGCCGGCTACCACCGCGAGCTGGTCGAGCACTTCATCCTCGAGGACAAGTGGGGCCGTTGGCTGGGCCGCTGGACCGCGGAGGAACACCTGCACGCGATCGCGCTGCGCAACTACCTGGTCGTCACCCGCGAGGTCGATCCGGTGGCCAACGAGGACGTGCGCGTCGAGCACGTCATGAAGGGCTACCGCGCGAACACCTACAGCCAGCTCGAGACGCTGGCCTTCATGGCGATGTGGGAGCGCAGCCACGCCGTGTTCTGCCGCAACCTCGCCGCCCAGATCGACGAGCCCGTGCTGCGCGACCTCGTCGGCAGGATCGCGGGCGACGAGGAACGCCACGCGGAGTTCTTCACCAACGTCGTCGCGTTTTGCCTGACCTCGATGCGCGAGGAGACCGTCGAGGCCATCGCCACCCGCGCCGCCGCTCTCGACCTCGTCGGCGCCGACATCGACGCCTACGCCGACAAGGTGCAGACCGTCGCCGAGGCGGGCATCTTCGACAAGGCCGCGCTGCGCGGCGCCATCGCCGACTCGATCGCGGCGTGGGGTCTCACCGACGAACCCCGGCTCGCGGAGTTCACGAGCTCGTAA
- a CDS encoding PhoH family protein: protein MTDSPVRTYVLDTSVLLSDPWAITRFAEHEVVVPLVVISELEAKRHHHELGWFARQALRMFDDLRLEHGRLDQPIPVGTQGGTLHVELNHSDQSVLPSGFRTEGNDTRILTVAANLAAEGKQVTLVSKDIPLRVKAGAVGLLADEYHAQDVITSGWTGMAELEVGSDDVDALFADGEIDLQAARDLPCHTGIRLLGSNSHALGRVNADKRVQLVRGDREVFGLRGRSAEQRVALDLLLDESVGIVSLGGKAGTGKSALALCAGLEAVLERRTQRKVVVFRPLYAVGGQDLGYLPGSESDKMGPWAQAVFDTLEGLASPAVLEEVLSRGMLEVLPLTHIRGRSLHDSFVIVDEAQSLERNVLLTVLSRLGSGSRVVLTHDVAQRDNLRVGRHDGVAAVIEKLKGHPLFAHITLLRSERSPIAALVTEMLEEISPGALP, encoded by the coding sequence GTGACCGATTCTCCCGTCCGCACCTACGTGCTCGACACCTCCGTGTTGCTGTCCGATCCCTGGGCCATCACGAGGTTCGCCGAGCACGAGGTCGTGGTTCCGCTGGTGGTGATCAGCGAACTCGAGGCCAAACGGCATCATCACGAACTGGGCTGGTTCGCCCGTCAGGCGTTGCGGATGTTCGACGACCTGCGCCTCGAGCACGGCCGCCTCGATCAGCCCATTCCCGTTGGGACGCAAGGGGGGACGCTGCACGTCGAGCTGAACCACAGCGATCAGAGTGTGCTGCCCTCGGGGTTTCGCACCGAGGGCAACGACACCCGCATCCTGACCGTCGCCGCCAACCTGGCCGCCGAAGGCAAACAGGTCACGCTGGTCAGCAAGGACATCCCGCTGCGGGTCAAGGCCGGCGCCGTCGGGCTGCTCGCCGACGAGTACCACGCCCAGGACGTGATCACCTCGGGGTGGACGGGCATGGCCGAGCTCGAGGTGGGCTCCGACGACGTCGATGCCCTGTTCGCCGACGGTGAGATCGATCTGCAGGCCGCCAGGGATCTGCCGTGCCACACCGGAATTCGGTTGCTGGGCAGCAACTCTCACGCCCTGGGCCGGGTCAACGCCGACAAGCGGGTGCAGCTGGTACGCGGTGACCGGGAGGTGTTCGGCCTCCGGGGAAGGTCAGCCGAACAGCGGGTCGCCCTGGATCTGCTGCTCGACGAGTCGGTCGGCATCGTGTCGCTGGGTGGCAAGGCCGGCACCGGCAAGTCCGCGCTGGCGCTGTGCGCCGGCCTGGAGGCGGTGCTCGAGCGCCGCACCCAGCGCAAGGTCGTGGTGTTCCGCCCGCTGTACGCGGTCGGCGGCCAGGATCTGGGCTACCTGCCGGGCAGCGAGAGCGACAAGATGGGCCCCTGGGCGCAGGCCGTTTTCGACACCCTCGAAGGGCTGGCCTCCCCGGCGGTGCTCGAGGAGGTGCTGTCGCGCGGCATGCTCGAGGTGCTGCCGCTGACCCACATCCGCGGCCGTTCCCTGCACGACTCGTTCGTGATCGTCGACGAGGCGCAGTCGCTGGAGCGCAACGTGCTGCTGACCGTGCTGTCCCGGCTGGGATCCGGATCGCGGGTGGTGCTCACCCACGACGTCGCGCAGCGCGACAACCTGCGGGTCGGCCGGCACGACGGCGTCGCCGCGGTGATCGAGAAGCTCAAGGGCCATCCGCTGTTCGCCCACATCACGCTGCTGCGCAGCGAACGCTCGCCGATCGCGGCGCTGGTCACCGAGATGCTCGAGGAGATCAGCCCCGGCGCGCTGCCGTGA
- a CDS encoding polysaccharide deacetylase family protein has protein sequence MRTRPDSLTWRYGRTVLGVTAAVGVLVIGGLTGHVRPANADDVDCAQVKCVALTFDDGPTPFTDRLLSVLRSNNAEATFFLIGNKVAANPAGAKRIADAGMEIGTHTWEHPNMTTIPPEDIAAQFSKGVDAIVAATGQRPTLSRTAGGLVNDAVLAEAGRQGLADINWDVIPFDWANDSNTAATRALLMSQIRPNSVVLLHDTYSSTVDLVEQFIPVLKANGYHLVTVSRMLGPRAPGTLYGSRENGPPVNELVDIPADQIPLLPNTPSPAPMPNFPITDIPDQNSGGPSNGA, from the coding sequence GTGCGTACCCGTCCCGACAGCCTGACCTGGCGTTATGGCCGAACCGTGCTCGGTGTGACCGCCGCGGTGGGCGTCCTGGTGATCGGCGGCCTCACCGGCCACGTGCGTCCGGCCAACGCCGACGACGTGGACTGCGCCCAGGTCAAGTGCGTGGCGCTGACGTTCGACGACGGGCCGACGCCCTTCACCGACCGGTTGTTGTCGGTGTTGCGGTCGAACAACGCCGAGGCGACGTTCTTCCTGATCGGCAACAAGGTGGCCGCCAACCCGGCGGGGGCCAAGCGGATCGCCGATGCCGGCATGGAGATCGGCACCCACACCTGGGAACACCCGAACATGACGACGATCCCGCCCGAGGACATCGCCGCCCAGTTCAGCAAGGGCGTCGACGCGATCGTGGCGGCGACCGGCCAGCGGCCCACGCTGTCCCGCACGGCCGGCGGTCTGGTGAACGACGCGGTGCTCGCCGAAGCCGGCCGACAGGGGCTGGCCGACATCAACTGGGACGTCATCCCGTTCGACTGGGCCAACGACAGCAACACCGCCGCGACCCGCGCGCTGCTGATGAGCCAGATCAGACCGAACTCGGTGGTGCTGCTGCACGACACCTACTCCTCGACGGTGGATCTGGTCGAGCAGTTCATTCCGGTGCTCAAGGCCAACGGCTACCACCTGGTGACGGTCAGCCGCATGCTCGGCCCCCGGGCACCGGGCACCCTCTACGGCAGCCGCGAGAACGGTCCGCCGGTCAACGAACTCGTCGACATCCCGGCCGATCAGATCCCGCTGCTGCCGAACACACCGTCGCCCGCGCCGATGCCGAACTTCCCGATCACCGACATCCCGGACCAGAACTCCGGCGGTCCCAGCAACGGGGCCTGA
- a CDS encoding class II fumarate hydratase, whose protein sequence is MADNDVEYRIEHDTMGEVRVPKNALWRAQTQRAVENFPISFRPLERTQIRALGLLKGACAQVNKDLGLLAPEKADAIIAAAAEIADGQHDDQFPIDVFQTGSGTSSNMNTNEVIASIAAANGVTVHPNDDVNMSQSSNDTFPTATHIAATEAAVRHLIPALEVLHESLDAKARQWRTTVKSGRTHLMDAVPVTLGQEFGGYARQIQAGIERVKATLPRLGELAIGGTAVGTGLNAPDGFGAKVVDVLVDQTGIAELRTAVNSFEAQAARDGLVEASGALKTIAVSLTKIANDIRWMGSGPLTGLGELQLPDLQPGSSIMPGKVNPVIPEAVTQVAAQVIGNDAAVTVGGLSGAFELNVYIPMMARNVLESFTLLSNVSKLFAAKCIDGLVAHDAHLRELAESSPSIVTPLNSAIGYEEAAKVAKQALKEKKTIRQTVIDRGLIGDKLSEEELDKRLDVLKMAKVRDSE, encoded by the coding sequence ATGGCCGACAACGACGTCGAGTACCGCATCGAGCACGACACCATGGGCGAGGTCAGGGTGCCCAAGAACGCGCTGTGGCGGGCCCAGACCCAGCGCGCGGTGGAGAACTTCCCGATCTCGTTCCGGCCCCTGGAGCGCACTCAGATCCGCGCGCTCGGGCTGCTCAAGGGCGCCTGCGCGCAGGTGAACAAGGACCTGGGCCTGCTGGCTCCGGAGAAGGCCGACGCGATCATCGCCGCGGCCGCCGAGATCGCCGACGGACAGCACGACGACCAGTTCCCGATCGACGTGTTCCAGACTGGCTCGGGCACCAGCTCGAACATGAACACCAACGAGGTGATCGCCAGTATTGCCGCCGCCAACGGTGTGACGGTGCACCCGAACGACGACGTCAACATGTCGCAGAGCTCGAACGACACCTTCCCCACGGCGACGCACATCGCGGCGACCGAAGCCGCGGTGCGCCACCTGATTCCGGCGCTGGAGGTGCTGCACGAGTCGCTGGACGCCAAGGCCCGCCAGTGGCGCACCACCGTCAAGTCGGGCCGCACGCACCTGATGGACGCCGTGCCCGTGACGCTCGGCCAGGAGTTCGGCGGCTACGCCCGCCAGATCCAGGCCGGCATCGAACGGGTGAAGGCGACGCTGCCGCGGCTCGGTGAGCTCGCCATCGGCGGCACCGCGGTGGGCACCGGCCTCAACGCCCCCGACGGTTTCGGCGCGAAGGTGGTCGATGTGCTCGTCGACCAGACCGGGATCGCCGAGTTGCGCACGGCGGTGAACAGTTTCGAGGCCCAGGCGGCCCGCGACGGGCTGGTCGAGGCGTCGGGCGCGCTGAAGACGATCGCGGTGTCACTGACCAAGATCGCCAACGACATCCGCTGGATGGGGTCGGGCCCGCTGACCGGGCTCGGCGAACTGCAACTGCCCGATCTGCAGCCGGGCAGCTCGATCATGCCGGGCAAGGTCAATCCGGTGATCCCCGAGGCCGTCACGCAGGTGGCCGCACAGGTGATCGGCAACGACGCCGCCGTCACCGTCGGCGGCCTGTCCGGCGCGTTCGAGCTCAACGTCTACATCCCGATGATGGCGCGCAACGTCCTCGAATCGTTCACGCTGCTGTCCAACGTGTCGAAGCTGTTCGCCGCCAAGTGCATCGACGGGCTGGTGGCACACGACGCGCACCTGCGTGAGCTCGCGGAATCGTCGCCGTCGATCGTGACGCCGCTGAACTCGGCCATCGGCTACGAGGAGGCGGCGAAGGTCGCCAAGCAGGCGCTGAAGGAGAAGAAGACGATCCGGCAGACGGTCATCGACCGCGGGCTGATCGGCGACAAGCTCTCCGAGGAGGAACTGGACAAGCGCCTCGACGTGCTGAAGATGGCAAAGGTTCGCGACAGCGAGTAG
- the glpX gene encoding class II fructose-bisphosphatase — protein MTQPRREAPDRNLALELVRVTEAGAMAAGRWVGRGDKEGGDGAAVDAMRELVNSVSMRGVVVIGEGEKDNAPMLYNGEEVGNGDGPECDFAVDPVDGTTLMSKGMPNAISVLAVAERGAMFDPSAVFYMSKIAVGPDAADVIDITAPIAENIRRVAKVKNSSVRDLTVCILDRPRHNQLMADVREAGARIRLISDGDVAGAIAACRPGSGTDMLVGIGGTPEGIIAAAAIRCMGGAIQARLAPKDDEERQKAVDRGYDLDRVLKTEDLVSGENVFFCATGVTDGDLLKGVQYYGGGCTTQSIVMRSKSGTVRMVEAYHRLSKLNEYSAVDFTGDTSAAYPLP, from the coding sequence ATGACGCAACCGAGACGGGAAGCCCCCGATCGCAACCTGGCCCTGGAACTGGTGCGGGTGACCGAGGCGGGCGCGATGGCGGCAGGCCGCTGGGTCGGGCGCGGCGACAAAGAGGGCGGGGACGGCGCTGCGGTCGACGCGATGCGCGAGCTGGTCAACTCGGTCTCGATGCGCGGCGTGGTGGTGATCGGCGAGGGCGAGAAGGACAACGCGCCGATGCTCTACAACGGCGAGGAGGTCGGCAACGGCGACGGCCCGGAATGCGACTTCGCCGTCGACCCGGTGGACGGCACCACGTTGATGAGCAAGGGCATGCCCAACGCCATCTCGGTGCTCGCGGTCGCCGAGCGCGGCGCGATGTTCGACCCGTCGGCGGTGTTCTACATGAGCAAGATCGCCGTCGGCCCCGACGCCGCCGACGTCATCGACATCACCGCGCCGATCGCGGAGAACATCCGCCGGGTGGCGAAGGTCAAGAACTCCAGCGTCCGCGACCTCACTGTGTGCATCCTGGACCGCCCGCGCCACAACCAGCTGATGGCCGATGTCCGCGAGGCGGGCGCCCGCATCCGGCTGATCTCCGACGGCGACGTGGCCGGCGCGATCGCGGCGTGCCGGCCCGGGTCGGGCACCGACATGCTGGTCGGCATCGGCGGCACCCCCGAGGGCATCATCGCCGCGGCGGCGATCCGCTGCATGGGCGGCGCGATCCAGGCGCGGCTGGCGCCCAAGGACGACGAGGAACGGCAGAAGGCTGTGGATCGCGGCTACGACCTGGACCGCGTGCTCAAGACCGAGGACCTGGTCTCGGGAGAGAACGTGTTCTTCTGCGCGACCGGCGTCACCGACGGCGACCTGCTCAAGGGCGTGCAGTACTACGGCGGCGGCTGCACCACGCAGTCGATCGTGATGCGCTCGAAGTCCGGCACGGTCCGGATGGTCGAGGCCTATCACCGGCTGTCCAAGCTCAACGAGTACTCGGCGGTCGACTTCACCGGCGACACCTCCGCCGCCTACCCCCTGCCCTAA
- a CDS encoding DUF4245 domain-containing protein, translating to MTTPPDSGHAAGREGAEPAESGYTVPVARPAKSRLLQDGRDMFWSIGPLVVACVILAGVLGMCSFAPTGPGPGPVPDYDAPAALQADADALKIPIRVPLLPRDWRANSGSRKGIDGGRTDPVTGQPVRAVASVVGYLAPSGMYLSLTQSNADEDKLVASFGPDLVPTGTEEVDGVRWIVYQGGERDGRAAEPVWTAQVRGPTGPAQLAVTGAAGTDEYRTLAAATQSQAPLTVT from the coding sequence ATGACCACGCCGCCCGACTCCGGTCACGCCGCAGGCCGTGAGGGCGCCGAGCCCGCCGAGAGCGGCTACACGGTGCCCGTGGCCCGGCCCGCCAAGTCCCGTCTGCTGCAGGACGGCCGAGACATGTTCTGGTCGATCGGCCCGCTCGTGGTGGCCTGCGTGATCCTCGCCGGCGTCCTCGGCATGTGTTCGTTCGCGCCGACCGGTCCCGGCCCTGGACCGGTGCCCGACTACGACGCTCCCGCGGCGCTGCAGGCCGATGCCGACGCGCTGAAGATCCCGATCCGGGTGCCGCTGCTGCCGCGGGACTGGCGGGCGAACTCGGGCAGTCGCAAAGGAATCGACGGCGGGCGCACCGACCCGGTGACCGGGCAGCCGGTGCGCGCGGTGGCCTCGGTGGTCGGCTACCTGGCCCCGAGCGGCATGTACCTGAGCCTGACGCAGAGCAACGCCGACGAGGACAAGCTCGTCGCGTCGTTCGGGCCGGACCTGGTGCCCACCGGCACCGAGGAGGTCGACGGCGTGCGGTGGATCGTCTACCAGGGCGGTGAGCGCGACGGCAGGGCCGCCGAGCCGGTGTGGACCGCGCAGGTGCGCGGTCCGACCGGACCCGCCCAACTCGCGGTGACCGGCGCCGCAGGTACGGACGAGTACCGTACGCTGGCGGCGGCGACGCAGTCCCAGGCGCCGCTGACCGTGACCTGA
- a CDS encoding dienelactone hydrolase family protein — MTSPVADLSGWVATPFTAAGYTHDVYRKGEGPGVVLIPEMPGLHPGVLALGNHLVDNGFTVAAPSLFGTPGAPALGPGAIPVLLKGCVAKEFAAMATNADRPVAHFLRALARDLNEKTPGKGVGVIGQCFTGGFALAAAVDDSVLAPVMSQPSVPLPLTPRHKRDPGVSEAEMKVIEQRAATEGLCVMGLRFSEDAMAPGDRFTTLKNRLGANFEVIEISSKKGNPDGIGRMAHSVLTDQVREVDGHPAYEARKRVVEFLTSRLR, encoded by the coding sequence ATGACCTCCCCTGTTGCCGACCTGTCCGGGTGGGTCGCCACGCCGTTCACCGCCGCCGGCTACACGCACGACGTGTACCGCAAGGGCGAGGGGCCCGGCGTCGTGCTGATCCCCGAGATGCCCGGGCTGCATCCGGGCGTGCTGGCGCTCGGCAACCACCTGGTCGACAACGGGTTCACCGTCGCCGCGCCGTCGCTGTTCGGCACCCCGGGCGCTCCGGCGTTGGGTCCCGGCGCCATCCCGGTGTTGCTGAAGGGTTGTGTGGCCAAGGAATTCGCGGCGATGGCGACCAACGCCGACCGGCCGGTGGCGCATTTCCTGCGGGCGCTGGCCCGTGACCTCAACGAGAAGACGCCGGGCAAGGGCGTCGGCGTGATCGGGCAGTGCTTCACCGGCGGATTCGCGCTCGCCGCGGCCGTCGACGACAGCGTGCTGGCGCCGGTGATGAGCCAGCCGTCTGTTCCGTTGCCGCTGACCCCGCGCCACAAGCGCGACCCGGGGGTCTCCGAGGCCGAGATGAAGGTGATCGAGCAGCGCGCCGCCACCGAGGGTCTGTGTGTGATGGGGTTGCGGTTCAGTGAGGACGCCATGGCGCCGGGGGATCGGTTCACCACGCTGAAGAACCGGCTGGGCGCCAACTTCGAGGTCATCGAGATCAGCTCGAAGAAGGGCAACCCCGACGGCATCGGCCGGATGGCGCACTCGGTGCTCACCGACCAGGTGCGCGAGGTCGACGGCCACCCGGCCTACGAGGCCCGCAAGCGCGTGGTCGAGTTCCTCACGTCTCGTCTGCGCTGA
- a CDS encoding AI-2E family transporter: MTDGFSVTQKRALAVVTLIALAFGAYFLRHYLLLMAVAAVLAYLFAPLYRRLRTRMNVGLSATVTLLAAAATVAVPLAGVIFLAVLQISQMVTSIGHWVEQTDFTALAQRLLDSANGILARVPFLDITLTPDSVRQAATKVGQGAGQVALDFARNSVGGIASTVTAVILFLYVFLALVTNGGKVVDLFRDLNPLGRQVSDIYLAKIGAMVSATVKGQFIIAVCQGVAGAVSIYIAGLHDGFFMFVIFLTALSFIPLGSGIVTIPLGIGLAVFGNVAGGVFVVVFHIVVVTSIDNLLRPFLVPKSAHLHPALMLLAVFAGLKMFGFWGIVLGPVLMIVIVTTISVYLAVYQGAPLDSISGTRADPADDEAERSIPWWRRVLPGTPKPAPAVSADET; encoded by the coding sequence GTGACCGACGGCTTCAGCGTCACCCAGAAGCGCGCCCTGGCCGTGGTGACGCTGATCGCGCTGGCGTTCGGCGCCTACTTCCTGCGCCACTATCTGCTGCTGATGGCGGTGGCGGCCGTGCTGGCCTATCTGTTCGCCCCGCTCTACCGCCGGCTGCGGACGCGGATGAACGTCGGGCTGTCCGCGACGGTGACCTTGCTGGCCGCCGCGGCCACGGTGGCGGTTCCGCTGGCCGGGGTGATCTTCCTGGCGGTGCTGCAGATCAGTCAGATGGTCACGAGCATCGGCCACTGGGTGGAGCAGACCGATTTCACCGCGCTGGCGCAGCGGCTGCTGGACTCCGCCAACGGAATTCTGGCGCGCGTGCCGTTTCTGGACATCACGCTGACCCCGGATTCGGTGCGCCAGGCGGCCACCAAGGTCGGCCAGGGCGCGGGACAGGTGGCGCTGGACTTCGCCCGCAACTCGGTGGGCGGCATCGCTTCCACGGTGACGGCGGTGATCCTGTTCCTCTACGTCTTCCTCGCCCTGGTCACAAACGGCGGCAAGGTCGTCGACCTGTTCCGTGACCTGAACCCGTTGGGCCGTCAGGTCTCCGACATCTACCTGGCCAAGATCGGCGCCATGGTGTCGGCCACGGTCAAGGGGCAGTTCATCATCGCGGTGTGCCAGGGGGTGGCCGGCGCGGTGTCGATCTACATCGCGGGTCTGCACGACGGCTTCTTCATGTTCGTGATCTTCCTGACCGCCCTGTCGTTCATCCCGCTGGGCAGCGGCATCGTCACGATCCCGCTCGGGATCGGCCTGGCCGTGTTCGGCAACGTGGCGGGCGGCGTCTTCGTCGTCGTGTTCCACATCGTGGTGGTCACCAGCATCGACAACCTGCTGCGCCCGTTCCTGGTACCCAAGAGCGCGCACCTGCATCCCGCGCTGATGCTGCTCGCGGTGTTCGCCGGGCTCAAGATGTTCGGCTTCTGGGGCATCGTGCTCGGGCCGGTGCTGATGATCGTCATCGTCACCACGATCAGCGTCTACCTGGCCGTCTACCAGGGCGCGCCGCTGGATTCGATCTCCGGGACCCGCGCCGATCCGGCCGACGACGAGGCCGAACGCTCGATCCCGTGGTGGCGGCGGGTGCTGCCCGGCACCCCGAAGCCCGCGCCCGCGGTCAGCGCAGACGAGACGTGA